DNA from Actinomyces sp. oral taxon 897:
ACAGTGACCTGGCGATGTTTCTGCTCAGTGAGGAGCAGGCCGTCGCCGCCCAGCAGGTGCACGCCCGCTGCGCGCCAGGATCTGGGAGGATCGGGGTATGCGAATCGTCATTGGTGCACCCGACAACGGAGCGGTCCTCAAGGACGCGCTCAAGGCCCACCTGGAGGACGACGCGCGCGTCAGCGCCGTCACCGACCTGTCCGAGGCTGGCATCACCTACCCACAGGTCTCCTTCCTCGCTGGCCAGGCCGTTACCGAGGGGCGGGCCGACCGCGGCATCCTGGTGTGCGGCACCGGCGTGGGCACCGCCATCGCCGCCAGCAAGGTCAGGGGCGTGCGTGCCGCCACCGCCCACGACCTGCTCACCGTCCGCGGCTCGGTGGAGAACTACGACGCCCAGATCCTGTGCATGGGACAGAACGTCATTGCCGCCCCTGCCGCCTGGGCCCTGGTCGACCTCTGGCTCGACCTGCGCCACGACCCCGCCAGCGCCTACGGCCCCAAGGTCGGTGAGATCGAGGCCTACGAGGCCGCCCACTGAGCTGGCGTGCACCTGCTGAGCGACGACAGCCCGGTCTCCCCCTCCGCCTCAGGTCCCACTGGCCAGGCCCCGGCTCCCGTGCCCACCCGGGTGCGCCCGCGCTACCGCTCGGTCAGGTCATTGACCCGGTCGGAGCCGCCCCTCCGGCCGGGGCCGCCCCGGCGACCCCGGCGGGGCGGGGCCGCGGCTGGCTGCTTGTCGGCGCCGGGCTCGTGGGCTACCGTGGAAGGTCCCCTGTCCTCTGCCCCTTCCCAGGAGTGGTGATGAGCGAGTCCCCCGACCCCGGCCCCGACCCGCAGGACGCCGGGCGGCACCTGGGCAGCCTGTACGTCCTCGAGGAGCGTATCGGGGCCGGCGCCCAGGGTGAGGTCTGGAAGGGCCGCGCCCGGGGCTCCTCGGAGCCGCTGGCCTTCAAGATCCTGAGCTACGACCTGAGCCTGGAGCACACCGTGGTGGAGGCCTTCCTGCGGGAGCGCAAGGTCCTCCAGAAGGTGTCGAGCCCCCTGGTCGTGCGGTTCCGCGACCTGG
Protein-coding regions in this window:
- a CDS encoding RpiB/LacA/LacB family sugar-phosphate isomerase — encoded protein: MRIVIGAPDNGAVLKDALKAHLEDDARVSAVTDLSEAGITYPQVSFLAGQAVTEGRADRGILVCGTGVGTAIAASKVRGVRAATAHDLLTVRGSVENYDAQILCMGQNVIAAPAAWALVDLWLDLRHDPASAYGPKVGEIEAYEAAH